The Anastrepha ludens isolate Willacy chromosome 2, idAnaLude1.1, whole genome shotgun sequence DNA window GCCCATTGATATAGCAGATAGTAGATGCAAAGTCACATAACAGTAACTAAGTATTTTGTTCAAGTGAATTGACGAATAAACAAAGCGATCGCACGATGAGTTCGCGCTTGTGCTGCGTAAGTAAATGTTTTTGAACGACAAATGCAAGCAACGAACTCGActttaatgtacaatttattaatactattcacatacacacacacacacacacgtgcacaCACAAGCTCCTGTTGGCTGCAGTGATGATGAGGCAAACACCTGCGAAGCCGCTGATTGCAGATCCGTATGTtcttgttgttttctttttctacttttttcacttttaactAGACAATTTCAGTATTTTTCTTACAAATCCATTTTTGCAGCACTTTTTCCGATATTGACCTTGTCGCCGAAGATTCCCAACCTGAAGAAGTCTATGTAGCAGCGCCGGTACGCGCAAAACGTGCGCCACAGGGATTCGGTAATAATTGCGTTTACGGCATGAGTAGTGCTGCTAGTAGCAGCCGCGCTGGTGAAAATGGCGCTAGCGCCtcaagcggcagcagcagcagcgctaGTCGTGACGGTTGTGGTGGCCGAAACATATTCGGAATTATTAACCCTCCCGCTTATAACAATTACGCTTATCCATCTCAGCTTAACGCTTACAATTATCAAGCAGGTAACAGTTATGCCGGCTATACGCAGCAACAACCAGCAGCAACTGTGGTGCATCATGAACATCATCGTGATCGTCCACCGCCACCTCCACCACCCCCATATGAAACGTACTCGCCACAAAACTCTCATGTCTACCACCATTCGCATCATTCACCTCATCATTATAAATATGAATCGCCGCCGCCACCACAACCTCCGCCACCACCTTCACATACACCGTTAGATTATTACGATTATGCTTCAAATGATTATTCATCAGATTTCGATAATTATCGGCCACCACCGCCACCGGCACCTGGTTTTCCCGGCCACAATCCGTTTGGGCCAGGTCCGCCTTTTAGAGGTATGGCGGGAAACTAAATTATTACCACATTTTTGACATAAGTCGCagtttgtataatatttatttgattattttgtcTCTTTAGGTCCTCCTGGTCCTCCTGGCTTCGACCGAAGACCGCCGCACCAtggtatattaacatttttgctTTTCACTTGTCGTACACTTTGTTCACCCTTAACTATGTTTGCAGGACCACACGGTCATGGACCACCCGGTCATGGACCACCCGGTCATGGACCACCCGGTCATGGACCACCCGGTCATGGACCACCTGGTCATGGACCGCCAGGCTTTGGTAGTAACGAAGAGTCATCAAAGTGATtaagaattttatgaatttcacaattttcccaaatttttagGACCGCCTGGCTTCGACCATGGACCACCGCCGCCATTCCCTTACGGACCTCCGTCTGATCCTCCGTCCGGTCCTCCTTCTCCACCAGTACAACCAGTACAAGAAGATCCCACGAGTACGTTTACACCCACGCCTACGCAACAAACATTTGCTCCAATACCCAGCACTACAGCCGCACCGATAATACAGCCGGTGGCATCAACAACATCGACatcgacaacaacaacatcgccatcgacaacaacaacacccgAACCAGTCTATGATATTGATGTTAGGTTTGGCGATTAATTATCGGCGTGAAATGTGGAATGTCTTGTAAACCCGGTGCTGCAAAATTTCCTGTTTAAAATCAAATTATCATCCAGCAGGTTTCCAAAGAAaaagtagtgtttttcaagtgcAAGGCTAAAGACTTTGGTGACGAACTCGTCCGTAGGCTTGTAGTCGTGATTAACATAAAAGCTGCTTACccataaaaattatgattttaacaattttgaaaataagttaataaaattaaaaaaagtgcctACTAGTCATCGAGATCTGtatattttgtgcattttgCATTTCGAAAAGCAAATTCTAGTTTCtcacacaaatttattttaataatactaatttacgaaaaattatgtactacaaggtggcgcaaaattagacatccaattttgtttttgaataatttttttactaaataaattaaataattttaagtgattgaaatctttatttttcccTGCACGCGCTAGGACGAAAGGGAAAGAGGTGGGggggttgagtgtttgtggactatgaacggtgactagtctgcggttgtgttagcctctttatgctgctgatgaagttcatcagatttttgttgtcAGGAGCTGCAATATCAGCGggtgcagaaaagaagtgagaaccaagatgcttaaatcttcATCCCGCGAGaactgggcagctaaggagcaggtgctgagatgattccaccttatCCTCCAAACAGctaacgcaaaaaggactcgaagtttaagaaa harbors:
- the LOC128855968 gene encoding uncharacterized protein LOC128855968 isoform X1, with translation MSSRLCCLLLAAVMMRQTPAKPLIADPTFSDIDLVAEDSQPEEVYVAAPVRAKRAPQGFAGNSYAGYTQQQPAATVVHHEHHRDRPPPPPPPPYETYSPQNSHVYHHSHHSPHHYKYESPPPPQPPPPPSHTPLDYYDYASNDYSSDFDNYRPPPPPAPGFPGHNPFGPGPPFRGPPGPPGFDRRPPHHGPHGHGPPGHGPPGHGPPGHGPPGHGPPGHGPPGFGPPGFDHGPPPPFPYGPPSDPPSGPPSPPVQPVQEDPTSTFTPTPTQQTFAPIPSTTAAPIIQPVASTTSTSTTTTSPSTTTTPEPVYDIDVRFGD
- the LOC128855968 gene encoding basic proline-rich protein isoform X4, which produces MSSRLCCLLLAAVMMRQTPAKPLIADPTFSDIDLVAEDSQPEEVYVAAPVRAKRAPQGFDFDNYRPPPPPAPGFPGHNPFGPGPPFRGPPGPPGFDRRPPHHGPHGHGPPGHGPPGHGPPGHGPPGHGPPGHGPPGFGPPGFDHGPPPPFPYGPPSDPPSGPPSPPVQPVQEDPTSTFTPTPTQQTFAPIPSTTAAPIIQPVASTTSTSTTTTSPSTTTTPEPVYDIDVRFGD
- the LOC128855968 gene encoding uncharacterized protein LOC128855968 isoform X3 — its product is MSSRLCCLLLAAVMMRQTPAKPLIADPTFSDIDLVAEDSQPEEVYVAAPVRAKRAPQGFGNSYAGYTQQQPAATVVHHEHHRDRPPPPPPPPYETYSPQNSHVYHHSHHSPHHYKYESPPPPQPPPPPSHTPLDYYDYASNDYSSDFDNYRPPPPPAPGFPGHNPFGPGPPFRGPPGPPGFDRRPPHHGPHGHGPPGHGPPGHGPPGHGPPGHGPPGHGPPGFGPPGFDHGPPPPFPYGPPSDPPSGPPSPPVQPVQEDPTSTFTPTPTQQTFAPIPSTTAAPIIQPVASTTSTSTTTTSPSTTTTPEPVYDIDVRFGD
- the LOC128855968 gene encoding uncharacterized protein LOC128855968 isoform X2 codes for the protein MSSAASSSRAGENGASASSGSSSSASRDGCGGRNIFGIINPPAYNNYAYPSQLNAYNYQAGNSYAGYTQQQPAATVVHHEHHRDRPPPPPPPPYETYSPQNSHVYHHSHHSPHHYKYESPPPPQPPPPPSHTPLDYYDYASNDYSSDFDNYRPPPPPAPGFPGHNPFGPGPPFRGPPGPPGFDRRPPHHGPHGHGPPGHGPPGHGPPGHGPPGHGPPGHGPPGFGPPGFDHGPPPPFPYGPPSDPPSGPPSPPVQPVQEDPTSTFTPTPTQQTFAPIPSTTAAPIIQPVASTTSTSTTTTSPSTTTTPEPVYDIDVRFGD